A single region of the Chrysiogenia bacterium genome encodes:
- a CDS encoding spondin domain-containing protein gives MKTWTIHGLLALLALVSIASCGDGMSDEVIDELFQPPPGATSSETCTGDDDAGYYRLVFASEWIAANFESYPTGAHFAMFTGATHNENVTFWEPGGMATLGIERMAEDGLNQTFANEIDAQIVATNARSKFSGSTLFVTTGASSRTINFPIWGSHTLVTVASMIAPTPDWFVGVNGVDLCDAMTGWKEEVVVEAFAYDAGTETGTGWTLTNPPEDPHLPIAMIPGAPFRDMVGGTLRRVGTFTFTRL, from the coding sequence GTGAAAACCTGGACCATCCACGGCCTGCTCGCACTGCTGGCGCTCGTGTCGATCGCAAGTTGCGGCGACGGCATGAGCGACGAGGTCATTGACGAGCTGTTCCAACCACCGCCGGGCGCCACTTCTTCAGAGACCTGCACCGGCGACGACGACGCCGGTTATTACCGGTTGGTGTTCGCCAGCGAATGGATCGCCGCGAACTTCGAGTCGTATCCCACCGGCGCTCATTTCGCCATGTTCACCGGCGCCACCCACAATGAAAACGTGACCTTCTGGGAGCCCGGCGGGATGGCCACTCTCGGAATCGAGCGCATGGCCGAGGACGGTCTCAACCAGACTTTTGCCAACGAGATCGATGCGCAGATCGTCGCCACCAACGCGAGATCGAAGTTCAGCGGCAGCACCCTGTTCGTCACGACCGGCGCATCCAGCCGCACAATCAACTTTCCCATCTGGGGTTCGCACACGCTGGTTACCGTCGCATCCATGATTGCGCCCACGCCCGACTGGTTCGTGGGGGTGAACGGGGTCGACCTGTGCGACGCGATGACGGGCTGGAAAGAAGAAGTGGTGGTTGAGGCCTTCGCCTATGACGCCGGCACTGAGACCGGAACGGGCTGGACGCTGACCAACCCGCCCGAGGATCCCCACCTGCCCATCGCCATGATTCCCGGCGCGCCCTTCCGCGACATGGTCGGCGGAACGCTGCGCCGCGTGGGGACGTTCACCTTTACGCGGCTCTAG